The Anopheles coluzzii chromosome 2, AcolN3, whole genome shotgun sequence genome window below encodes:
- the LOC125906846 gene encoding uncharacterized protein LOC125906846, producing the protein MGPKKARGCKACGNQVDDTLYVQCDECDAWWHFSCAGITASVEAVEKCAWLCEECARKTLREQSSPREGNKEPKEGTSKHVDGDLVRNLSLEAATDGGARPVTNPQRRPLLSLDEANDEIAPGTSTHVAGGPVHNLNQDAATEGGVRPVMTPKRRPLSSLDEADRGKTSVSSNLVHRGSCPNLNLDAASDDVARQLAVLKRRQEVEKRRMELELQLKFVQEEEALLGFGENKSFSISPQLNSFQTEKRTVKRSEEEEEEPDLTPRQEAARHMVSKELPVFSGDPAEWPIFISHYEYTTRRCGYSNWENMLRLQKCLKGPALEAVRSRLVLPDVVPQVIEKLCSKYGRPVHLIKTFIEKVRKIPAPQTDKLDSLVEYGEAVQCMVDHMVAAGERAHITNPLLLQEVVGKLPTDQQLRWSHHIRGMTSVDLSTFSDYMEDLAEDAARLTTIDSPSVRGTSKGRPTKGYVHAHVDPDGATTSSAAERQCVSCNVAGHVLSTCTNFRGLPVKDRWRRARELSVCFSCLEKHNWRSCKNRSRCGINDCAFRHHALLHDPDAIESPSTADRERRHFPRTSGSQTHQVINNYHQSNPMSALFRIVPVTAYGPGVMIKTFAFLDEGSSMTLMDEDLAKQLGVKGDRRPLCIKWTGDTTRVEPASMMIDLQIGPVTSTKRFTLKAVRTVTSLSLPQQTFTMDDKRWDHLKQLPLPEYRDARPQLLIGLDNLRLAVPLKTREGLAGEPVAVKTRLGWCVYGKTAGSQIGRVLHMCECGASDENTTIQGALRKFYELEQLGTVSSDVPDPDERRALTILETTTVRIGNRFESGLLWKTDNVELPSSLGMARRRLECLERRMERDPKLKTVVHHHIADMMEKGYIHKATSAELAECNSKRIWYLPLGVVTNPKKPGKVRIIWDAAAKVQGTSLNDMLLKGPDELISLPGVLFRFRMYGIAVCADVKEMFLQIRMRDEDKHAQRFLWREDPADDIATYFVDVVTFGSACSPATAQYVKNRNAREHAEKYPRAVRGILTSTYVDDYLDSFGTLEEASRVSREVRGIFSNGGFVLRNWVSNNPVVLERLGGESSSPGMKSLTSTADDGERVLGLRWNPSSDQLSFYTQACVGMAEIFETECTPTKREVLKCVMSLFDPLGLLANFTIHGRILIQDLWRAGTGWDEAISPGQMRDWRRWVDVFPLIAQLRIPRCYFPEAREKVYENAELHLFVDASQLAYACVLYLRVVDSEGEPHCTMLCGKAKVAPLKPLTIPKMELQACLLGARILKSTEQHHPIPVKKRVLWTDSTVALSWIHADPRNYRPFVANRVAEIQENTNVNEWRWVPTQDNPADEATKWKGRANFNWDGIWFQGPSFLLQDEESWPTRRLVSTTPEEEIRRVNLHLRRFVARRGAPAEVFSDNGTNFVGASQQLRKEIDERNDALAATFTNANTRWTFNPPGAPHMGGVWERMVRSVKAAMSTMTELQRTPDDETLLTVIVEAEGMINTRPLTYIPLESADQESLTPNHFLLGSSSGVKQRPVAPTSLQTGLRSNWKMVQHILDGFWRRWIKEYLPVLARQSKWFETQINVRHKWTRHMNGPANFRYQLNK; encoded by the exons ATGGGACCGAAGAAAGCACGTGGTTGCAAGGCTTGCGGTAATCAGGTCGACGACACTTTGTACGTGCAGTGCGATGAATGTGATGCGTGGTGGCATTTCTCGTGTGCCGGTATAACGGCATCCGTAGAAGCCGTGGAGAAATGTGCGTGGTTGTGCGAGGAGTGTGCCAGGAAGACGCTGAGAGAGCAATCATCGCCACGCGAGGGCAATAAGGAGCCCAAGGAAGGAACCTCGAAACACGTGGATGGGGATCTCGTTCGTAACCTCAGTTTGGAAGCAGCGACGGATGGCGGGGCGCGCCCGGTTACAAACCCACAGAGGCGGCCGCTTTTATCGCTCGATGAGGCCAACGACGAGATAGCGCCAGGAACATCGACCCACGTGGCAGGGGGACCCGTACATAACCTCAACCAGGATGCTGCGACGGAAGGCGGGGTGCGCCCGGTCATGACACCAAAGAGGCGGCCGCTTTCATCGCTCGATGAGGCCGACAGAGGTAAAACGTCTGTCTCATCGAACCTCGTGCACAGAGGATCGTGTCCTAACCTCAACCTGGATGCGGCAAGTGATGACGTGGCACGTCAACTCGCCGTGCTGAAGCGGCGACAGGAGGTGGAGAAACGGCGCATGGAGCTTGAACTGCAGCTGAAGTTCGTGCAGGAGGAAGAGGCACTTCTCGGGTTTGGGGAAAATAAgtctttttcaatttcaccacAACTTAACTCTTTTCAGACTGAAAAGAGAACAGTGAAACgcagcgaagaagaagaagaggaaccAGACCTAACTCCACGACAAGAGGCTGCGCGGCACATGGTTTCTAAAGAGCTCCCAGTTTTCTCCGGTGATCCCGCTGAGTGGCCGATTTTTATATCGCACTACGAGTATACTACCAGGCGATGTGGATACTCGAATTGGGAGAATATGCTGCGCCTGCAAAAGTGCCTGAAAGGACCTGCCCTCGAAGCTGTTCGGAGTCGATTGGTGTTACCGGACGTAGTTCCGCAGGTTATCGAGAAGCTATGTTCCAAATATGGGCGGCCGGTGCacttaattaaaacattcatcGAGAAGGTGCGGAAGATTCCGGCACCCCAAACTGACAAGCTGGACAGTTTAGTCGAGTATGGGGAAGCAGTGCAGTGTATGGTGGACCATATGGTTGCGGCTGGTGAACGTGCGCATATCACCAACCCGCTCTTGCTGCAAGAGGTGGTCGGCAAGTTACCAACGGATCAACAGTTACGTTGGTCGCATCACATCCGCGGAATGACATCGGTAGATCTGTCCACATTCAGCGACTACATGGAGGATTTGGCTGAAGACGCTGCGAGGCTGACGACAATTGACTCTCCTTCAGTGCGCGGGACCAGCAAGGGAAGGCCTACGAAGGGCTACGTCCACGCGCACGTGGATCCAGATGGAGCGACAACGTCCAGCGCGGCTGAGAGGCAGTGTGTATCCTGTAACGTCGCGGGGCATGTATTGTCGACATGCACTAATTTTCGAGGACTGCCGGTAAAGGATCGATGGAGAAGAGCGCGTGAGCTATCGGTGTGCTTTAGCTGCCTGGAGAAGCACAATTGGCGATCGTGCAAAAATCGCTCTCGTTGTGGAATCAACGATTGTGCATTCCGACATCACGCGCTTCTACACGACCCGGATGCAATAGAGTCGCCTTCTACTGCAGACCGAGAACGGCGGCACTTCCCGAGAACCAGTGGAAGTCAGACGCACCaggtaataaataattatcatCAGTCGAATCCGATGTCGGCGCTTTTTAGAATCGTTCCAGTAACAGCGTATGGACCCGGAGTTATGATAAAAACCTTCGCGTTCCTGGACGAAGGTTCGTCAATGACGCTGATGGACGAAGACCTGGCAAAGCAGTTAGGGGTGAAGGGAGATAGACGACCCCTATGTATCAAGTGGACAGGTGATACGACTAGGGTCGAGCCGGCGTCGATGATGATCGATTTACAGATCGGACCTGTGACGTCGACAAAAAGGTTCACCCTGAAAGCTGTGCGGACTGTCACCAGCCTTAGCCTCCCACAGCAAACTTTCACGATGGATGACAAGAGATGGGACCATCTTAAGCAGCTGCCATTACCGGAGTACCGGGATGCTCGGCCTCAGTTGTTGATCGGGCTGGACAACCTTCGATTGGCGGTGCCGCTGAAGACGCGTGAAGGCCTTGCAGGGGAACCGGTTGCCGTAAAGACTCGGCTTGGATGGTGCGTATACGGAAAGACGGCTGGAAGCCAAATCGGAAGGGTGCTGCATATGTGCGAGTGTGGAGCATCGGACGAAAACACCACCATCCAGGGGGCCTTACGCAAGTTTTATGAGTTGGAGCAACTCGGGACTGTCTCCAGTGACGTGCCTGATCCAGATGAACGAAGGGCACTGACGATCCTGGAAACAACGACGGTGCGGATTGGTAATCGGTTTGAAAGCGGTCTGTTGTGGAAGACAGACAACGTGGAGCTTCCTTCGAGCTTGGGTATGGCGCGTCGCAGGCTGGAATGCCTGGAAAGAAGAATGGAACGTGACCCTAAGCTGAAAACCGTGGTGCACCATCACATAGCCGATATGATGGAAAAGGGTTACATCCACAAGGCGACGTCTGCTGAGCTTGCAGAGTGTAATTCGAAGCGAATTTGGTACCTGCCGTTGGGAGTGGTTACCAATCCGAAGAAGCCAGGGAAGGTGCGCATCATCTGGGACGCCGCTGCTAAGGTACAAGGTACGTCCCTAAATGACATGTTGCTGAAGGGGCCGGACGAGTTAATTTCTTTGCCAGGGGTGCTTTTCCGGTTTCGAATGTACGGGATAGCGGTGTGCGCTGATGTCAAGGAAATGTTCCTGCAAATACGCATGCGCGACGAAGACAAGCATGCGCAGCGGTTCCTGTGGCGGGAAGATCCTGCTGACGATATCGCAACATATTTCGTGGACGTCGTTACCTTTGGGTCAGCCTGCTCCCCAGCCACCGCACAATACGTGAAAAACCGGAACGCCAGGGAACATGCCGAAAAATACCCTCGTGCCGTACGTGGCATCTTGACCAGCACGTATGTCGACGACTATTTGGATAGTTTCGGAACACTCGAAGAAGCCAGTCGAGTATCCAGAGAAGTCAGGGGAATCTTCTCGAACGGCGGGTTCGTACTCCGGAACTGGGTTTCCAACAATCCGGTTGTTTTGGAACGGCTGGGCGGCGAAAGCTCCAGTCCCGGTATGAAGAGTTTGACCTCTACGGCGGATGATGGAGAACGGGTGCTCGGATTGCGGTGGAACCCGAGCTCGGACCAATTGTCCTTTTACACGCAGGCGTGTGTGGGAATGGCGGAGATATTTGAGACGGAGTGTACCCCTACCAAGCGAGAAGTGCTCAAATGCGTGATGTCACTCTTTGATCCGCTTGGACTGTTGGCCAATTTTACCATCCATGGAAGGATCTTGATTCAAGACCTTTGGCGAGCTGGTACCGGTTGGGATGAGGCCATCAGTCCCGGTCAAATGCGAGATTGGCGTAGATGGGTGGATGTTTTTCCTCTGATAGCCCAGCTTAGGATTCCGAGGTGCTACTTCCCGGAGGCACGAGAGAAAGTGTACGAGAATGCGGAGCTACACTTGTTTGTGGATGCCAGCCAGCTAGCGTACGCATGCGTTCTGTATTTACGGGTCGTCGATTCTGAAGGAGAACCGCATTGTACCATGCTATGCGGAAAGGCAAAGGTTGCCCCTCTGAAGCCTTTGACGATACCAAAGATGGAGTTACAAGCCTGCTTGTTAGGTGCACGGATTCTGAAGTCCACGGAACAGCATCACCCGATTCCTGTTAAAAAACGGGTGCTCTGGACGGACAGCACGGTGGCGCTATCATGGATACATGCCGACCCTAGGAATTACAGGCCATTTGTCGCGAATAGAGTGGCGGAGATTCAGGAGAACACCAACGTGAATGAGTGGCGATGGGTGCCCACTCAGGACAATCCAGCAGACGAAGCTACCAAATGGAAAGGGCGTGCGAACTTCAACTGGGATGGCATTTGGTTCCAGGGTCCATCATTTCTGCTGCAGGATGAAGAGTCTTGGCCGACGAGAAGACTCGTTTCAACTACTCCGGAGGAAGAGATACGGCGGGTCAACCTTCACC TGAGACGCTTTGTGGCCAGGAGAGGCGCTCCCGCCGAGGTGTTCAGCGACAACGGGACAAATTTCGTGGGAGCCAGCCAGCAGCTAAGGAAGGAAATCGACGAGCGCAACGATGCCTTAGCTGCGACCTTTACCAACGCGAACACCCGATGGACGTTCAACCCCCCTGGCGCACCCCATATGGGAGGGGTATGGGAACGCATGGTGCGATCGGTGAAGGCTGCGATGAGTACGATGACGGAACTACAGCGTACACCTGATGACGAGACGCTGCTTACGGTGATAGTGGAAGCGGAGGGAATGATCAACACACGCCCTCTGACGTACATCCCGCTGGAATCGGCGGATCAGGAGTCTCTTACTCCTAACCACTTCTTGCTGGGCAGTTCATCGGGAGTGAAGCAGAGACCGGTGGCACCGACTAGCCTTCAGACGGGGTTACGGAGCAACTGGAAAATGGTGCAACATATCCTGGACGGGTTTTGGAGACGGTGGATAAAAGAGTATCTTCCGGTGTTGGCACGGCAAAGCAAATGGTTTGAGACT CAAATCAACGTCCGGCATAAATGGACGCGGCACATGAACGGGCCAGCAAACTTCCGCTATCAGCTGAACAAATAG
- the LOC120951433 gene encoding uncharacterized protein LOC120951433 produces MDSKMLHVIIGFIVIVQQAAGDDLGLLSSTLRAFRTICCDDELLTLSCPIGTSISVELVQYGAKESNDTLQCAYSELDSSYYVPEPTPPALSTIDFSVPVPVNATTVTPTATMASTELATNDTLTTVERPKDKCTPLYVLQYSILQTVVEACQKKRRCRIQATPKNFATAPCPGIHRMVEVNHKCRPFEFRSLVSCEKDIVRLTCGQYTRIAIYSATYGRTAYESSHCSQTAASKEQTCLSEHTSLTLTEICQGRRKCTVAVESSTFGNPCPENIRVYLKVIYACVSRNVFRERYITPLEDDEQDERPYESNELYDEELTPAPNQIEGSAIGKGVGTNHNKYAGSSGESAVKAENIVTFNKDAGTDSSAGSDYSSLLDDGHLLIVSVAVLFFCCVCLSFGALVAYKMKLFQSGNNRCIKASESTDSHSTPSSYRGPSEDFDLVECMPDTMDAMAVKAVEQPPPPQTFVQPVVASAPVAHHSTILPAFKFAEPRGGSLSQISTTMFILPNYLMAGPLPGTLSNRRPKDAQGSPLQSGDNLTITLATTDIPGSSSSGSNINGNTPPITSKMEAPSPVYYSQHLQPHQHHHQQQQHVPYGVSTSCGQCTTLGWQPVSGGVIGGGTAAGPIYGGKLLPVENAPSGTTSKTSHPYHRNQSLKSSAGEPEGRPDEGPAADGGTGAADGGLRLVGPGTTLTQSHPFLWLGLKIGLM; encoded by the exons ATGGATAGCAAAATGTTACACGTTATTATTGGATTTATCGTTATTGTTCAACAGGCTGCGGGAGATGACCTAG GGCTTCTGTCTAGCACGCTGCGTGCGTTCCGTACAATTTGTTGCGACGATGAGCTGCTCACCCTGTCGTGCCCGATCGGTACCAGCATTTCCGTGGAGCTCGTACAGTATGGAGCGAAAG AAAGCAACGATACGCTCCAGTGCGCGTACAGCGAGCTGGACAGCTCCTATTACGTTCCCGAGCCGACTCCACCCGCCCTAAGTACGATTGACTTCTCGGTGCCGGTCCCAGTAAATGCAACGACCGTTACGCCCACGGCAACGATGGCAAGTACCGAGCTGGCTACGAACGATACGTTGACCACGGTGGAGCGTCCGAAAGACAAATGCACCCCCCTTTATGTACTGCAG TACTCGATCCTGCAGACGGTCGTCGAAGCGTGTCAGAAGAAACGACGCTGTCGGATACAGGCCACGCCGAAGAACTTTGCCACCGCACCCTGCCCCGGCATCCATCGTATGGTGGAGGTCAATCACAAATGTCGTCCAT TCGAATTTCGCAGCCTGGTATCGTGCGAAAAGGACATCGTGCGGTTGACGTGCGGTCAGTACACCCGCATAGCGATTTACAGCGCCACCTACGGTCGAACCGCGTACGAAAGCTCGCACTGCTCGCAAACGGCCGCCTCAAAAGAACAAA CCTGTCTGTCCGAGCACACGAGCCTGACGCTGACGGAGATCTGCCAAGGTCGGCGTAAGTGCACGGTGGCGGTGGAAAGCTCCACCTTCGGCAACCCATGTCCGGAGAATATCCGGGTCTACCTGAAAGTAATCTACGCCTGTG TGTCGAGGAACGTGTTCCGTGAGCGGTACATCACACCGCTGGAGGATGACGAACAGGACGAGCGGCCGTACGAGTCGAACGAGCTGTACGACGAGGAGCTGACGCCGGCACCGAACCAGATCGAGGGCTCGGCCATCGGCAAGGGTGTCGGCACCAACCACAACAAGTACGCCGGCAGCAGTGGCGAGTCGGCGGTCAAGGCGGAAAATATAGTCACATTCAACAAGGACG CCGGCACAGACAGCTCCGCTGGAAGTGACTACTCTTCGCTGCTCGATGACGGACACCTGCTGATTGTCAGTGTCGCGGTACTGTTCTTCTGCTGCGTCTGCCTGTCGTTCGGGGCGCTGGTCGCGTACAAGATGAAGCTGTTCCAGTCGGGCAACAATCGGTGCATCAAGGCGTCCGAGTCTACGGACAGCCATTCGACACCGTCCAGCTACCGGGGACCGAGCGAGGACTTCGATCTGGTCGAATGCATGCCGGACACGATGGACGCCATGGCGGTGAAGGCGGTTGAG CAACCGCCGCCACCGCAAACGTTCGTGCAACCGGTCGTCGCATCCGCACCGGTCGCTCACCATTCAACCATCCTGCCCGCGTTCAAGTTTGCCGAGCCGCGCGGCGGAAGTCTGTCGCAAATATCGACCACCATGTTCATCCTGCCGAACTACCTAATGGCGGGCCCGCTGCCCGGCACCCTGTCCAACCGGCGCCCCAAGGATGCCCAGGGCTCACCGCTGCAATCGGGTGACAATCTCACCATCACACTCGCCACCACCGACAtccccggcagcagcagcagcggcagcaacatcAACGGTAACACCCCGCCCATAACAAGCAagatggaggcgcccagccCGGTGTACTATTCGCAACATCTGCAgccccaccagcaccaccaccagcagcagcagcacgtgccGTACGGTGTGAGCACCTCCTGTGGCCAGTGCACGACGCTCGGATGGCAGCCGGTATCCGGCGGTGTTATTGGTGGTGGCACAGCTGCCGGCCCGATCTATGGTGGAAAGCTGCTGCCGGTGGAAAACGCGCCCAGTGGCACCACGAGCAAAACGTCACACCCGTATCATCGCAATCAATCATTAAAATCGTCTGCCGGTGAGCCGGAAGGCCGTCCGGACGAAGGGCCAGCAGCTGACGGTGGCACCGGTGCGGCAGACGGTGGGCTGCGGCTGGTGGGACCGGGGACTACCCTAACACAGTCGCATCCTTTTTTATGGCTGGGCTTGAAAATCGGGCTGATGTAA